From a single Stackebrandtia endophytica genomic region:
- a CDS encoding electron transfer flavoprotein subunit beta/FixA family protein, translating into MKIVVLTKQVPDSGLDRSLSADDFTVERASASNVISELDENAIEAAMVLADADPSGVEVTLLTVGPDHALETIRKALSMGPHKAVHVQDDAIAGSCAVTTSAVIAAALGKLEYDLVLCAAESTDGGVGGMAQMLGARLGVAAMSGARKLTVDGNKLTVERQTDDGYETLTATTPAVVSVWDSMNTPRYPSLKGIMAAKRKPVETMSLSDVGLAPEQVGAAGATSAVVSAEPRPARSAGQKVVDEGEGGAQLAQFLASEKFV; encoded by the coding sequence ATGAAAATCGTTGTCCTCACCAAGCAGGTACCCGATTCCGGTCTGGATCGGAGTCTGAGCGCAGACGACTTCACTGTGGAGCGCGCGTCGGCGTCCAATGTCATCAGCGAGCTCGATGAGAACGCCATCGAGGCCGCCATGGTGCTGGCCGACGCCGACCCGAGCGGCGTCGAGGTCACCCTCCTGACCGTTGGACCCGACCACGCCTTGGAAACCATTCGCAAGGCACTGTCCATGGGGCCGCACAAGGCCGTCCACGTGCAGGACGACGCCATCGCCGGATCCTGCGCCGTGACCACCTCCGCGGTCATCGCCGCCGCGCTGGGCAAGCTCGAATACGACCTGGTGCTGTGCGCCGCCGAATCCACCGACGGTGGCGTCGGAGGTATGGCGCAGATGCTGGGCGCCCGGCTGGGCGTGGCCGCTATGAGTGGCGCCCGCAAGCTGACCGTCGACGGCAACAAGCTCACCGTCGAGCGTCAGACCGACGACGGCTACGAGACGTTGACCGCGACCACCCCCGCCGTGGTGTCGGTGTGGGACTCCATGAACACCCCTCGTTACCCGTCGCTCAAGGGCATCATGGCCGCCAAGCGCAAGCCGGTGGAGACGATGAGTCTCTCCGACGTCGGCCTGGCTCCGGAACAGGTCGGCGCCGCCGGCGCCACCAGCGCGGTCGTCTCGGCCGAGCCCCGTCCGGCGCGTTCGGCCGGACAGAAGGTCGTCGACGAGGGCGAGGGCGGCGCACAGCTGGCCCAGTTCCTGGCATCCGAGAAGTTCGTGTAG
- a CDS encoding dTMP kinase, producing MAHESRQATIAVIGIDGAGKTTQATRLTQWLQELGHPASYRLAAGGRRVVSNAARHLGKADSVTLLGPKLAIRTETWLRHVNLALTYRASILIADRYDVCQFARARLVYPDLEPWVRRRLAPHPRPDLMLYLALPAEVAALRVKRRGIDDEPVHQLVALDAAYRSLPESVDYTILDANRHPDVVTSDIQEQVRSALPSLFGDKA from the coding sequence GTGGCGCATGAATCTCGCCAGGCGACGATCGCGGTCATCGGCATAGATGGAGCAGGAAAAACCACTCAGGCGACACGACTCACCCAATGGCTACAGGAACTCGGTCACCCGGCTTCCTACCGGCTGGCCGCCGGTGGTCGGCGTGTGGTGAGCAACGCCGCACGACACCTCGGTAAAGCCGATTCGGTGACCCTGTTGGGGCCCAAGCTGGCCATCCGCACCGAAACCTGGCTGCGGCACGTGAATCTGGCCCTGACCTATCGGGCGAGCATTCTCATCGCCGACCGCTACGACGTGTGCCAGTTCGCACGGGCGCGACTGGTCTATCCCGACCTGGAACCGTGGGTCCGTCGGCGGTTGGCACCGCATCCACGCCCCGACCTCATGCTGTACCTCGCGCTGCCGGCGGAGGTGGCGGCATTGCGTGTGAAACGCCGTGGCATCGACGATGAGCCGGTGCATCAGCTGGTCGCGCTGGACGCGGCCTACCGATCGCTTCCCGAATCAGTCGACTACACCATCCTCGATGCCAACCGGCACCCCGATGTCGTCACCAGTGATATTCAGGAACAGGTGCGGTCGGCCCTTCCCAGTCTCTTCGGTGACAAGGCATGA
- a CDS encoding PLD nuclease N-terminal domain-containing protein — MGRIVIFVALAYLASLIAAIADCLGGENPPRRFSRGAWVVIIVFLPIIGAIAWFMSGRPKPQGGSGSARPRPPRRTFGPDDDPDFLSDLQRRLREDKDDR, encoded by the coding sequence ATGGGCCGTATCGTCATCTTCGTCGCACTGGCGTACCTGGCGTCGTTGATCGCCGCCATCGCCGATTGTCTGGGTGGTGAGAACCCGCCACGCCGCTTCAGTCGTGGCGCCTGGGTTGTCATCATCGTCTTCCTCCCCATCATCGGCGCGATCGCGTGGTTCATGTCGGGACGCCCCAAACCACAGGGCGGTTCCGGTTCGGCCCGGCCACGCCCACCGCGACGCACCTTCGGTCCCGACGACGATCCCGACTTCCTCAGTGACCTCCAGCGTCGACTGCGCGAGGACAAGGACGACCGGTAG
- a CDS encoding glycosyltransferase family 4 protein, translating into MSTPSGEKRNILMLSWEYPPVLVGGLGRHVHALATSLAAAGHTVTVATRHGVHPDGTPAAMDETVDGVRIMRAPQDAPLFAFHQDTLLSWTLAFNHALTRTALRAAQTQEFDVIHAHDWLVTHAAVTLKHHLDLPLVATLHSTEAGRHQGWLPDDTSKAIHSIEWWLTYEARRVLTCSEYMRWEVEHLFELPDGKVDVVPNGVDRDSFTATAPDTEPLRAEYGGGPIVLHAGRLVHEKGVQDLLDATETLAARHPGLKVLIAGEGPWEDELRQRATALGITDTVEFLGFVGGSRLPALLAAADCFTIPSRYEPFGMVALEAVAAGTVVVAADAGGLTEFIIDDETGKTHRPGDPASLADAVSAVLDDPELARRLRDNASDMIGRHYTWGPIAEQTVASYRRAEVEEISMGAELAATELRVTIPEGNLLTDVDRRA; encoded by the coding sequence GTGTCCACGCCGTCTGGCGAAAAACGCAACATATTGATGCTGTCGTGGGAGTACCCGCCGGTCCTGGTGGGGGGCCTGGGTCGTCACGTTCACGCGTTGGCGACCTCGCTGGCCGCCGCCGGTCACACCGTCACCGTCGCCACCCGACACGGCGTCCACCCCGACGGCACCCCCGCCGCGATGGACGAGACCGTCGACGGTGTCCGGATCATGCGAGCACCGCAGGACGCGCCACTGTTCGCGTTCCACCAGGACACCCTGCTGTCGTGGACGTTGGCGTTCAACCACGCGTTGACCCGCACCGCACTGCGAGCCGCGCAGACCCAGGAGTTCGACGTCATCCACGCCCACGACTGGCTGGTGACCCACGCCGCCGTCACGTTGAAGCACCATCTGGACCTCCCGCTGGTGGCCACGCTGCACTCGACCGAGGCCGGGCGACACCAGGGCTGGTTGCCCGACGACACCTCCAAGGCGATCCACTCCATCGAATGGTGGCTGACCTACGAGGCCCGTCGAGTGCTGACCTGCTCGGAGTACATGCGCTGGGAGGTCGAGCACCTCTTCGAACTGCCCGACGGGAAGGTCGACGTGGTTCCCAACGGTGTCGATCGCGACAGCTTCACCGCGACCGCCCCCGACACCGAACCGCTGCGGGCCGAATACGGCGGCGGTCCGATCGTGCTGCACGCCGGACGCCTGGTCCACGAGAAGGGCGTACAGGATCTGTTGGACGCCACGGAGACCCTGGCCGCCCGCCACCCCGGGCTGAAGGTCCTCATCGCCGGAGAGGGCCCCTGGGAGGACGAGCTGCGCCAACGTGCCACCGCCCTGGGCATCACCGACACCGTGGAGTTCCTGGGCTTCGTCGGGGGCTCCCGCCTTCCGGCGCTGCTGGCTGCGGCCGACTGCTTCACCATTCCCAGCCGCTATGAACCGTTCGGGATGGTCGCGCTGGAGGCGGTGGCGGCCGGAACCGTGGTGGTCGCCGCCGACGCCGGCGGCCTCACCGAATTCATCATCGACGATGAGACCGGCAAGACACATCGTCCCGGTGACCCGGCGTCGCTGGCGGACGCGGTCTCGGCGGTGTTGGACGACCCGGAGCTGGCGAGGCGATTGCGCGACAACGCCTCCGACATGATCGGACGCCACTACACCTGGGGACCGATCGCCGAGCAGACCGTCGCGTCCTACCGCCGGGCCGAAGTCGAGGAGATCTCGATGGGTGCGGAGTTGGCGGCCACCGAACTTCGCGTCACCATCCCCGAGGGAAACCTCCTCACCGATGTCGACCGTCGAGCGTAG
- a CDS encoding DUF3145 domain-containing protein has product MPTRGVIYVHSSPPAVCPHVEWAIGRVLDCEVELDWSIQAASPATWRTECAWSGPAGTASKLATALQRWQMLRFEVTEDPSAGVDGERIMFVPGRGLFRAATSANGDLMIAEDRIRALLATSRDADGLRHGLSRLLGSEWDAELEAYRHYGDDSGQNWLSQVS; this is encoded by the coding sequence GTGCCAACGCGAGGCGTTATCTACGTGCACTCAAGCCCACCGGCAGTGTGTCCACACGTCGAGTGGGCCATAGGTCGTGTTCTCGACTGCGAAGTCGAGCTGGATTGGTCGATACAGGCGGCGTCACCGGCAACGTGGCGTACCGAATGCGCCTGGTCGGGCCCGGCCGGAACGGCCTCCAAGCTCGCCACCGCCTTGCAGCGGTGGCAGATGCTTCGGTTCGAGGTGACCGAGGACCCCAGTGCCGGTGTCGACGGTGAGCGGATCATGTTCGTTCCCGGGCGTGGTCTGTTCCGCGCCGCGACCAGTGCCAACGGGGATCTGATGATCGCCGAGGACCGCATTCGCGCGTTGCTGGCCACCAGCCGGGATGCCGACGGTCTGCGTCACGGATTGAGCAGACTGCTCGGTTCGGAGTGGGACGCCGAACTCGAGGCGTATCGACATTATGGAGACGACTCGGGCCAGAACTGGTTGTCCCAGGTGAGCTGA
- a CDS encoding SulP family inorganic anion transporter: MTARTRFRELLPNRRDFADVRSSTRPDLLAGLTVAIVALPLALGFGAAAGIDPAAGLVTAIIAGLLCALMGGSRLQVSGPTGAITVILIPIVAVHGTGGVFMVGLLAGAFLVAMALLRLGRFVRFVPAPVIEGFTIGIALVIFLQQVPSALGTSSDAHHVLPGAVEALDRFVGRPAWIDLVMAIGVATIMLVGGRWKPAIPFSLLAVAAATVVEVLAGVDVALIGELPPTLPPPSVEFFDPGLVLALAPPALAIAMLVSLESLLGATVADRLAPGAHRHHPNRELLGQGLANLVVPLFGGMPASGAVTRTVVNARSGARTRMAAAWHALLLAGFMLVAAPLVSQVPLAALAGVLMATTIKMVNLRTLKNFARVARSDGAVLLSTAVATVALDLILGVLIGLALAGIIAVAKLAASLRLHVEAPRSNDHHDERAGRLAEHIQVFHLHGPLFFAAGNETLMRSCEGTTVSIVVLHLRNVTTIDATGALVLCDFVDELRRRGIEVYMSGVRTDQHDTLTVLGVLDRVCTGDHLHGEAEEAVDAARRQLRDAGVL; encoded by the coding sequence ATGACCGCGCGCACTCGATTTCGCGAACTGCTGCCGAACCGACGGGACTTCGCCGATGTACGTTCCTCGACCAGACCGGATCTGTTGGCGGGACTGACCGTGGCGATCGTGGCCCTGCCACTGGCGTTGGGATTCGGCGCGGCCGCCGGTATCGATCCCGCCGCGGGCCTGGTCACCGCGATCATCGCGGGACTTCTCTGCGCTCTGATGGGTGGTTCCCGGTTGCAGGTCTCGGGGCCGACCGGTGCGATCACTGTGATCCTGATACCCATCGTCGCCGTCCACGGCACCGGCGGCGTGTTCATGGTCGGTCTGCTGGCCGGTGCGTTCCTGGTCGCGATGGCCCTGTTGCGGCTGGGACGATTCGTTCGATTCGTTCCCGCGCCGGTCATCGAGGGATTCACCATCGGCATCGCGCTGGTGATCTTCCTGCAGCAGGTGCCGTCGGCGTTGGGCACCAGCAGCGACGCCCACCACGTACTGCCCGGCGCCGTCGAGGCACTCGACCGATTCGTCGGGCGTCCAGCCTGGATCGACCTGGTCATGGCCATCGGAGTCGCCACGATCATGCTGGTCGGCGGTCGTTGGAAGCCCGCGATCCCGTTCTCGCTGCTGGCCGTGGCCGCCGCGACCGTGGTGGAGGTGCTGGCCGGGGTGGACGTGGCCCTGATCGGTGAACTGCCACCCACCCTGCCACCACCCAGCGTCGAGTTCTTCGACCCGGGCCTGGTCCTCGCCCTGGCACCCCCGGCGTTGGCGATAGCCATGTTGGTGTCACTGGAGAGTCTGTTGGGCGCCACCGTCGCCGACCGACTCGCGCCCGGCGCGCATCGGCATCACCCCAACCGAGAACTCCTGGGCCAGGGCCTGGCCAACCTCGTCGTCCCGCTGTTCGGTGGTATGCCCGCCTCCGGTGCCGTGACCCGCACCGTCGTCAACGCGCGCTCCGGGGCCCGCACCCGCATGGCGGCCGCATGGCACGCCCTGTTGTTGGCCGGGTTCATGCTCGTGGCCGCGCCACTGGTCAGTCAGGTTCCGCTGGCCGCCCTAGCCGGCGTGTTGATGGCCACCACGATCAAGATGGTCAACCTGCGAACCCTGAAGAACTTCGCTCGCGTCGCACGCTCCGACGGAGCCGTCCTCCTGTCGACCGCCGTGGCCACTGTCGCGCTCGACCTGATCCTTGGAGTCCTCATCGGACTGGCATTGGCCGGAATCATCGCGGTCGCCAAACTCGCCGCGTCGCTGCGACTGCACGTCGAGGCCCCGCGATCCAACGACCACCACGACGAACGAGCCGGTCGACTCGCCGAACACATCCAGGTGTTCCACCTGCACGGTCCACTGTTCTTCGCCGCCGGAAACGAGACGCTCATGCGATCCTGCGAGGGCACCACCGTGAGCATCGTGGTGCTGCACCTGCGCAACGTCACCACCATCGACGCCACCGGCGCGCTGGTGCTGTGCGACTTCGTCGACGAGCTGCGTCGCCGGGGCATCGAGGTCTACATGTCGGGAGTGCGCACCGATCAACACGACACCTTGACCGTGCTCGGGGTGCTGGACCGGGTGTGCACCGGCGACCACCTCCACGGCGAGGCCGAGGAGGCGGTCGACGCCGCACGGCGTCAGCTGCGTGACGCCGGCGTGCTCTGA